From the genome of Verrucomicrobiia bacterium, one region includes:
- a CDS encoding aldehyde dehydrogenase family protein encodes MKTKSKAVKLSAKRAVTLPTPAVVPLKERRLNFGSKWDYAPAPEESKHYVIAPRHGLFIGGKFVAPKSGKYFPSLNPATEQQLTEIATANAADVDAAVKSARHAYDKVWRKMPGRERGKYLYRIARIIQEKARELAVLETLDGGKPIKESRDFDVPTAAAHFFYYAGWADKLAYAFPGRTPRPLGVAGQIIPWNFPLLMAAWKIAPALACGNTVVLKPAETTSLTALRLAQIFQEAELPEGVVNIVTGAGETGAALVNHPDLDKIAFTGSTEVGKAIARAIANRGCTRESAADSKEISRILTNTATKIPKLTLELGGKAANILFEDAPIDQAIEGVIAGIYFNQGHVCCAGSRLFVQEGIYKTVIKKLRDRIQTLRVGNPLDKNTDIGAINSKPQLEKIKRLVQSGVEEGAQLTQARCALPARGYWYAPAFLTGVTHAHRVAQEEIFGPVLSVMTFRTPEEAVARANNTPYGLSAGVWTDKGSKIFKIVNQLRAGVVWANSYNKFDPTSPFGGYKESGFGREGGIQGLAAYCRVE; translated from the coding sequence ATGAAAACCAAAAGCAAAGCTGTGAAACTTTCCGCCAAGCGCGCTGTTACCCTACCAACGCCTGCGGTCGTGCCGCTCAAGGAACGGCGCTTGAACTTCGGCAGTAAATGGGATTACGCACCAGCACCGGAGGAATCCAAGCATTATGTCATCGCGCCGCGACATGGGTTATTCATCGGCGGCAAATTCGTCGCGCCAAAGTCGGGGAAATATTTTCCGTCTCTTAATCCGGCCACGGAACAACAACTCACGGAGATCGCAACAGCCAACGCCGCGGACGTGGACGCAGCAGTAAAGTCGGCGCGGCACGCTTACGACAAGGTCTGGCGCAAGATGCCCGGACGCGAACGCGGCAAGTATCTGTATCGCATCGCCCGCATCATTCAGGAAAAGGCGCGCGAACTGGCCGTGCTCGAGACCCTGGATGGCGGCAAGCCCATCAAGGAATCGCGCGACTTTGATGTGCCAACCGCCGCGGCGCACTTTTTCTATTACGCCGGTTGGGCGGATAAACTGGCTTATGCCTTTCCGGGCCGAACCCCGCGTCCGCTCGGCGTGGCAGGACAGATCATTCCCTGGAATTTCCCCTTGCTCATGGCGGCGTGGAAAATTGCGCCCGCTCTTGCGTGTGGTAACACGGTGGTGTTGAAGCCTGCCGAAACCACGTCGCTCACCGCGTTGCGTTTGGCGCAAATTTTTCAGGAGGCGGAATTGCCCGAAGGCGTAGTGAACATCGTCACCGGCGCGGGAGAAACGGGCGCGGCCCTCGTCAATCATCCAGACCTGGATAAGATCGCGTTCACCGGCAGCACGGAGGTGGGGAAGGCGATTGCGCGGGCGATTGCGAATCGTGGCTGCACTCGTGAGAGTGCGGCTGACTCAAAGGAAATTAGCCGTATTCTCACGAACACAGCCACAAAAATTCCCAAGCTCACGCTCGAACTCGGGGGCAAGGCGGCGAACATTTTGTTCGAGGACGCGCCGATTGATCAGGCCATCGAAGGCGTCATCGCGGGAATTTATTTCAACCAAGGCCACGTTTGTTGCGCCGGTTCGCGGTTGTTCGTGCAGGAAGGAATTTACAAGACCGTCATCAAAAAACTGCGCGACCGCATCCAGACGTTGCGCGTCGGCAATCCGCTCGACAAGAACACCGACATCGGCGCGATCAATTCCAAACCGCAGTTGGAGAAGATCAAAAGGCTGGTGCAAAGCGGCGTGGAGGAAGGCGCGCAACTGACGCAGGCCCGCTGTGCGTTACCGGCGCGGGGCTACTGGTATGCGCCCGCCTTTCTCACGGGCGTAACGCACGCGCATCGCGTGGCGCAGGAGGAAATTTTTGGGCCGGTGCTGAGCGTGATGACGTTTCGCACGCCCGAGGAAGCGGTGGCTCGCGCGAACAACACGCCTTACGGTTTGAGCGCCGGCGTGTGGACCGATAAGGGCAGCAAGATTTTCAAGATTGTGAACCAACTGCGCGCGGGAGTGGTCTGGGCCAATTCCTACAACAAGTTCGATCCGACCAGCCCGTTCGGCGGCTACAAGGAAAGCGGTTTTGGTCGCGAAGGTGGAATCCAAGGCCTGGCGGCGTATTGCCGGGTGGAGTGA
- the deoC gene encoding deoxyribose-phosphate aldolase has protein sequence MKALAPRDGFHRAATSAFFAPTVDQVTVEERAAAFARRSIKTSAKLAGLKMAVAMCDLTTLEGSDTPGKVAYLCRKALQPADPKYTVPSCAAVCVYPNLVKYARKFLGENSPVNIAAVATGFPSGQYPLKTKLDEVRRTVAAGADEIDMVINRAAFLAGDHARVFDEIAATKAACGPAHLKVILETGELVTYDNVRLASEIAMQAGGDFIKTSTGKVNPAATLPVTLVMLEAIRDYFFATGIRIGMKPAGGIRNSKQALAYLVMVKETLGDDWLTPELFRFGASSLVNDLLMQIAKTADGNYQSADYFSLP, from the coding sequence ATGAAAGCGCTGGCCCCTCGAGATGGATTTCACCGTGCGGCGACTTCCGCGTTTTTTGCGCCGACCGTGGATCAGGTCACGGTGGAAGAACGCGCCGCGGCTTTTGCCCGCCGCAGCATTAAAACCAGCGCCAAGCTGGCCGGGCTGAAAATGGCGGTGGCCATGTGCGATCTCACCACGTTGGAAGGCAGCGATACGCCGGGCAAAGTGGCGTATTTGTGCCGCAAAGCGTTGCAACCCGCCGATCCGAAGTACACCGTGCCCAGTTGCGCCGCCGTGTGCGTCTATCCCAACCTGGTGAAATACGCGCGCAAATTTCTTGGGGAGAATTCTCCGGTCAACATTGCCGCCGTCGCGACCGGTTTTCCCAGCGGCCAATATCCGCTCAAGACGAAGCTCGACGAAGTTCGTCGCACCGTGGCTGCGGGCGCGGATGAAATTGACATGGTGATCAATCGCGCGGCCTTTCTGGCTGGCGACCATGCGCGCGTCTTCGATGAAATCGCCGCCACCAAGGCAGCCTGCGGCCCGGCGCATCTGAAGGTGATTCTGGAAACTGGTGAACTCGTCACCTACGACAACGTCCGCCTTGCCAGCGAAATCGCCATGCAAGCGGGCGGCGATTTCATCAAGACCAGCACCGGCAAAGTGAATCCCGCCGCCACATTGCCCGTCACGCTCGTCATGCTCGAAGCCATCCGCGATTATTTTTTCGCCACCGGCATCCGCATCGGCATGAAACCCGCCGGCGGCATCCGTAATTCCAAGCAGGCGCTTGCCTACCTGGTGATGGTCAAGGAAACCCTCGGCGACGACTGGCTCACGCCGGAACTGTTCCGCTTCGGCGCCAGCTCGCTGGTTAACGACCTGCTCATGCAGATCGCGAAAACAGCGGACGGAAATTATCAAAGTGCGGACTACTTCTCACTGCCGTGA
- a CDS encoding HD domain-containing protein yields the protein MKLPADLRQLLQTTPELSRAYLVGGCVRDAWLGRPQTDFDLEVYGVDYETLVNGLRRHGRADLVGKSFGVIKFTRPDGAQWDFSLPRRDSKTAAGHKGFAIEFDPNLEPREAASRRDFTINALMFNPRTNEYLDFFGGRQDLADRILRHTSDRFADDPLRVLRGMQFVARFQLTPAPDTVALCRSISHTFTELAPERVGLEWLKWAGASREPAAGLRFLQVTNWLQHFPELAALVNTPQDPEWHPEGDVFTHTGHCCDALAELPDWQAADETTRRVLMVAVLAHDFGKPATTHRAERHGRMRIVSPGHEQQGGPLTETFLARLKVSQELTSRIVPLVTHHLAQLQTVTARSVRRLANALKPATIDDLCLVMLADSFGRPPKPRIVPPGILALKEKAAALRLQAAAPKPLLQGRHLIARGWRPDREFGVTLKAAFEAQLDGAFNDLAGALRWLDARTPEG from the coding sequence ATGAAACTGCCGGCCGACTTGCGTCAATTGTTGCAAACCACGCCGGAACTATCCCGCGCTTATCTGGTGGGTGGTTGCGTTCGGGACGCCTGGCTCGGTCGTCCACAAACCGACTTCGACCTTGAAGTTTATGGCGTGGATTATGAAACGCTGGTTAATGGCCTGCGCCGCCACGGGCGCGCGGACTTGGTCGGCAAATCGTTCGGCGTCATCAAATTCACCCGTCCGGATGGCGCGCAATGGGATTTCAGCCTGCCGCGGCGTGATTCCAAAACCGCCGCCGGCCACAAAGGTTTCGCGATTGAGTTCGATCCGAACCTTGAGCCGCGCGAAGCCGCCAGCCGCCGCGATTTCACCATCAACGCGTTAATGTTCAATCCGCGCACGAATGAGTATCTGGATTTCTTCGGCGGGCGACAGGACCTGGCGGATCGCATTTTGCGTCACACCAGCGACCGCTTCGCCGACGATCCTTTGCGCGTCTTGCGCGGCATGCAATTCGTCGCGCGGTTTCAGTTGACGCCCGCGCCGGACACGGTCGCATTGTGCCGCTCCATCAGTCACACTTTCACGGAATTGGCGCCCGAGCGCGTCGGCCTGGAGTGGCTCAAGTGGGCAGGCGCGAGCCGCGAACCAGCGGCGGGTTTGCGTTTCCTGCAAGTCACGAACTGGCTGCAGCATTTTCCCGAACTGGCGGCGCTGGTGAACACGCCGCAAGATCCGGAATGGCATCCGGAAGGCGACGTGTTCACGCACACGGGTCACTGCTGCGACGCGCTGGCGGAATTGCCGGACTGGCAGGCGGCGGACGAAACCACGCGCCGCGTGCTGATGGTGGCGGTGCTCGCACACGACTTTGGCAAACCCGCGACCACCCATCGCGCGGAGCGGCACGGACGGATGCGGATCGTTTCGCCTGGACATGAACAACAAGGCGGACCGTTGACGGAGACCTTCCTCGCGCGGTTGAAAGTATCGCAGGAACTGACGAGCCGCATCGTGCCGCTGGTCACACATCATTTGGCGCAACTACAAACCGTCACCGCTCGTTCCGTGCGCCGCCTGGCCAACGCGTTGAAGCCCGCCACGATTGACGATCTCTGCCTGGTCATGCTGGCGGATTCCTTCGGTCGTCCGCCCAAACCTCGAATTGTTCCGCCTGGTATTCTGGCCCTGAAAGAGAAAGCGGCGGCGTTGCGCCTGCAAGCCGCCGCGCCGAAGCCGTTGCTGCAGGGGCGACACTTGATCGCGCGCGGCTGGCGACCAGACCGGGAATTTGGCGTCACTCTGAAAGCGGCCTTCGAGGCGCAACTCGACGGGGCCTTCAACGACTTGGCCGGCGCACTGCGCTGGCTGGACGCGCGAACGCCCGAGGGTTGA
- a CDS encoding NUDIX hydrolase translates to MEALPQTRLYTGKFLALIQEGHWEYVDRPNATGAVLLVAVSEAQKVLLVEQYRIPIHARTIELPAGLIGDDSGSAKESALAAARRELLEETGYAAGQLEQLTHGPACSGMGTEISTFFYATKLQRIGAGGGVAREAITVHEVSLAEVHAWLEARARSGVMIDPKVYAGLYFILHRQRFV, encoded by the coding sequence ATGGAAGCATTACCACAAACCCGGCTCTACACCGGTAAATTTCTCGCCCTGATTCAGGAGGGACATTGGGAATATGTGGACCGTCCCAACGCCACTGGCGCCGTTTTACTGGTGGCGGTAAGTGAGGCACAAAAAGTTCTCCTGGTGGAGCAGTATCGAATTCCCATTCATGCGCGCACCATTGAGTTGCCGGCGGGGCTGATTGGTGATGATTCAGGCAGCGCAAAAGAATCCGCATTGGCCGCGGCGCGACGCGAATTGCTTGAGGAAACCGGATACGCCGCCGGGCAGTTGGAACAGTTGACGCACGGCCCCGCCTGCAGTGGAATGGGAACGGAAATCTCGACGTTCTTTTATGCGACCAAACTGCAGCGCATCGGTGCGGGCGGCGGGGTGGCGCGGGAAGCCATCACGGTGCATGAAGTGTCGTTGGCGGAAGTCCATGCCTGGCTGGAAGCCAGGGCGCGCTCCGGCGTGATGATTGATCCGAAAGTGTATGCGGGACTTTACTTCATTCTGCACCGGCAACGCTTTGTTTAG
- the fabG gene encoding 3-oxoacyl-[acyl-carrier-protein] reductase yields the protein MSQLASQIAVVTGASRGIGRAIALKFAAAGADVAVVSRTVENSEKVATEIRALGRQAWALAVDVADGATVTAAAEKILADCGKVNILVNNAGVTRDGLLMRMSDADWDTVLNTNLKGAFHFTRALFRNFARQRSGRIINIASVIGLIGNPGQCNYAASKAGLIGFTKSTARELASRGVTVNAIAPGFIETDMTSDLKPDLRDVILKQVPLGWFGQAEDIANGALYLASDAGRYVTGQVLTIDGGMVM from the coding sequence ATGAGTCAACTTGCCAGTCAAATTGCCGTTGTTACCGGGGCCAGTCGCGGCATCGGTCGAGCCATCGCTTTGAAATTTGCCGCCGCCGGTGCGGATGTGGCCGTCGTTTCCCGCACGGTGGAAAATTCGGAAAAAGTCGCCACAGAAATCCGCGCGCTCGGTCGCCAGGCCTGGGCCTTGGCGGTGGACGTGGCGGATGGCGCGACCGTCACCGCCGCTGCGGAAAAAATTCTCGCGGACTGCGGCAAGGTGAACATCCTGGTCAATAACGCCGGCGTCACGCGGGACGGTTTGTTGATGCGCATGAGCGACGCGGATTGGGACACGGTGTTGAACACCAATCTCAAAGGCGCCTTCCATTTCACCCGCGCGCTGTTCCGCAACTTTGCGCGGCAACGCTCGGGACGCATCATCAACATCGCCTCGGTGATTGGTTTGATCGGTAATCCCGGCCAGTGCAACTATGCCGCCAGCAAGGCCGGTTTGATCGGCTTCACCAAATCCACCGCCCGCGAACTGGCCTCTCGCGGCGTAACCGTGAACGCCATCGCGCCCGGATTCATCGAAACCGACATGACCTCGGATTTGAAACCTGATTTGCGCGACGTGATTTTGAAACAGGTGCCGCTCGGCTGGTTCGGTCAGGCCGAAGACATCGCCAACGGTGCGCTTTATCTCGCCAGCGACGCGGGGCGGTACGTCACCGGTCAGGTGCTGACCATTGACGGCGGGATGGTGATGTAA
- a CDS encoding peptidylprolyl isomerase, whose translation MRKIFRWLCVMGLGTMGLVHSASAAELINGVKAVVHTSVITYGEIESDVAMMAEDLYRQYGRQPAVFQEKIEAARRESFERAEKHQLILHDFEKKGYSLPEVVIDEVVNDEIKRYGDRATLTKTLQARGMTFEKWRQQIKERFLVSQLRRKNVNQETIISPYKIEEYYQAHQETYQVSEQVKLRMIMLNKNEGASEEVGMTLDLAREILAKLKAGAPFAEMATIYSQGAQRTQGGEWGWTEKSVLRSELAEVAFKLNPGELSDVIETPQAYFIMLLEDKRTAHVKPIGEVRDEIESTLQQQESARLEASYIDKLRKETFIRIFDY comes from the coding sequence ATGAGGAAAATTTTCCGATGGTTGTGCGTGATGGGATTGGGGACGATGGGCCTCGTTCATTCGGCATCAGCCGCCGAATTGATCAACGGCGTCAAAGCCGTGGTGCATACGTCGGTCATCACCTATGGGGAAATCGAATCGGACGTGGCCATGATGGCCGAGGATTTGTATCGCCAGTACGGCCGGCAGCCCGCTGTGTTTCAGGAAAAGATCGAAGCCGCGCGTCGGGAAAGTTTCGAACGCGCGGAAAAGCATCAATTGATTCTGCACGATTTCGAAAAGAAGGGTTACAGCCTGCCGGAGGTGGTGATTGATGAAGTAGTGAACGACGAAATCAAACGCTACGGCGATCGGGCGACTTTGACCAAAACCCTGCAGGCTCGCGGCATGACCTTTGAAAAATGGCGGCAACAAATCAAGGAACGCTTTCTCGTCAGTCAGTTGCGGCGCAAGAACGTCAATCAGGAAACCATCATCTCGCCGTACAAAATCGAGGAGTATTACCAGGCGCATCAGGAGACCTACCAGGTTTCCGAACAGGTCAAATTGCGCATGATCATGCTGAATAAAAACGAGGGTGCGTCCGAGGAGGTGGGCATGACTCTGGACCTCGCCCGGGAAATTCTGGCGAAGCTTAAAGCGGGCGCGCCATTTGCCGAAATGGCCACCATTTATTCGCAGGGCGCGCAACGGACCCAGGGCGGCGAATGGGGTTGGACGGAAAAGTCCGTGCTGCGCTCCGAGCTGGCCGAGGTTGCCTTCAAACTCAATCCCGGCGAACTCAGCGACGTAATCGAAACACCGCAGGCTTATTTCATCATGTTGCTGGAGGATAAACGCACGGCGCACGTAAAACCCATCGGCGAAGTGCGCGACGAAATTGAAAGCACGCTGCAGCAGCAGGAAAGCGCGCGGTTGGAAGCGAGCTATATTGACAAGTTGAGGAAGGAAACCTTCATCCGGATTTTTGATTATTAA
- the pdxA gene encoding 4-hydroxythreonine-4-phosphate dehydrogenase PdxA yields the protein MTQAIGISLGDITGIGPEVTLKALAAELPRDDARYVLFGEPTILRHWNERLQLALPLGKARLQLASKSERDLTLNLHPGAAPAARAAVAWLRAGAERCRQGELAALVTAPVNKAAIVRSGQPFVGQTELLSQLAQTQRTAMMLLGTDERGRWLRVALATVHISIKSVPEKLTTERIKLAIELATQACRDLGLSRARVAVCGLNPHAGEGGEFGTEEITTISPLVQVMQQNGFDVVGPLSGDTVFHYALQGDYDAVVAMYHDQGLAPLKAVAFESGINWTLGLPFIRTSPDHGTAYNIAGQGTANPSSMIAAIRLAKQLIRARR from the coding sequence ATGACGCAAGCCATCGGCATCTCGTTGGGAGACATCACCGGCATCGGGCCGGAAGTCACGCTCAAGGCGTTGGCGGCCGAACTGCCACGGGACGATGCGCGTTACGTGCTGTTTGGCGAACCAACGATCCTCCGACATTGGAATGAGCGCTTGCAACTGGCGTTGCCGCTCGGGAAAGCGCGGCTGCAACTCGCCAGCAAGTCCGAACGCGATCTCACTCTGAACCTTCATCCCGGCGCCGCGCCGGCCGCGCGCGCCGCCGTCGCCTGGCTGCGGGCCGGCGCGGAACGTTGTCGGCAAGGCGAACTGGCGGCTCTCGTCACTGCTCCTGTGAACAAGGCGGCCATCGTGCGCTCCGGCCAGCCGTTTGTGGGGCAGACGGAATTGCTCTCCCAACTTGCGCAAACCCAACGGACGGCCATGATGTTGCTCGGTACGGATGAGCGTGGCCGCTGGCTGCGCGTGGCGTTGGCGACCGTGCATATTTCCATCAAGTCCGTCCCCGAAAAACTGACTACGGAGCGAATCAAACTGGCCATTGAACTCGCCACGCAAGCCTGTCGCGATTTGGGGCTGTCGCGCGCCCGGGTGGCTGTTTGTGGATTGAATCCGCACGCCGGTGAAGGCGGCGAATTTGGCACGGAAGAAATCACCACCATCAGCCCTCTCGTGCAGGTGATGCAGCAGAACGGCTTTGATGTCGTTGGTCCGCTAAGCGGCGACACCGTGTTCCACTACGCGTTGCAGGGAGATTACGACGCGGTGGTGGCGATGTATCACGACCAGGGATTGGCGCCGTTGAAAGCGGTGGCTTTTGAAAGTGGAATCAACTGGACGTTGGGATTGCCATTCATCCGCACCTCACCCGATCACGGCACGGCCTACAACATTGCCGGTCAGGGAACGGCCAATCCGTCCAGCATGATCGCCGCGATCCGATTGGCCAAACAACTGATCCGCGCCCGGCGTTAG
- a CDS encoding dipeptide epimerase, whose amino-acid sequence MKLHFWREQLRLANTWTIARGSTDLFQVVMVELTDARGTVGIGEASPIQRYHESPATVEDFFRKVDGARLSSEDIPGSMAYLETVAAGNRAAKCALNLALLDAAGKLAGKPIYDWLGLGFRNEHHVTSFSIGIDRPEVIRQKVQAADAYPVLKLKVGVAGDREILAALREVAPHKPVRVDANEGWKTREEALERLHWLADDGHIQFVEQPMPQTTPPTDLRWLKERSPLPLFADESYHTTADLAHCAECFHGVNVKLVKTGGVSEGFNALSRARQLGLKTMIGCMIETSVLISAAAHLAELCDYLDIDGNLLTTNDPYAGVTAKRGILSFAGAAEKNGLRVKRIAPLPIAATSSAPRENI is encoded by the coding sequence ATGAAATTGCACTTCTGGCGGGAACAATTGCGACTGGCCAACACCTGGACCATTGCGCGCGGCAGCACCGATCTTTTCCAGGTCGTCATGGTGGAGTTGACGGATGCCCGAGGCACCGTTGGCATCGGTGAAGCCAGCCCGATCCAGCGTTATCACGAATCGCCCGCCACGGTGGAGGATTTTTTCCGCAAGGTGGACGGCGCCCGGCTTTCCAGCGAAGACATTCCCGGCAGCATGGCGTACTTGGAAACGGTGGCGGCGGGAAATCGCGCGGCCAAATGCGCCTTGAATCTGGCGTTGCTGGACGCCGCCGGGAAGCTGGCGGGTAAACCGATCTATGATTGGTTGGGCCTGGGATTTCGCAACGAGCATCACGTCACCTCGTTCAGCATCGGCATTGATCGGCCCGAAGTGATTCGGCAAAAAGTGCAGGCCGCTGACGCCTATCCGGTTTTGAAATTGAAAGTTGGCGTCGCGGGCGATCGGGAAATCCTCGCGGCACTGCGGGAAGTCGCCCCGCACAAGCCCGTGCGCGTGGATGCCAATGAAGGTTGGAAAACCCGGGAAGAAGCGTTGGAACGGCTGCACTGGCTGGCGGACGACGGGCACATTCAGTTTGTGGAACAACCGATGCCGCAGACCACGCCACCGACCGATTTGCGCTGGCTCAAGGAACGTTCGCCGTTGCCGCTGTTCGCGGATGAGTCGTACCATACCACGGCGGACCTCGCGCACTGCGCCGAATGTTTCCACGGCGTGAACGTGAAGCTGGTTAAAACCGGCGGCGTCAGCGAGGGATTCAACGCCTTGAGCCGCGCGCGGCAGTTGGGGTTGAAAACCATGATCGGTTGCATGATCGAAACCAGCGTGCTGATCAGCGCCGCCGCGCATCTGGCCGAATTGTGCGACTACCTGGATATTGATGGAAATCTGCTGACGACCAACGATCCGTACGCGGGCGTGACCGCCAAACGCGGCATCCTGTCTTTTGCCGGCGCGGCAGAAAAAAATGGATTGCGCGTCAAACGGATCGCGCCTTTGCCGATAGCAGCGACTTCGTCAGCTCCGCGCGAAAATATCTAA
- a CDS encoding glucose-1-phosphate adenylyltransferase, which produces MSNTNRITRQSLNTSNVLCVIMGGGQGTRLFPLTKDRAKPAVPFAGKYRLVDVPISNCINSGFRRIYVLTQFNSTSLHRHISLSYKFDQFTSGFVEILAAQQTFADASWYEGTADAVRKNLVHFLDHDFEYLVILSGDQLYRMDFRRMIAEHRESGADVSIATIPVRRKEAAALGIMQIAEDRSIVRFVEKPKDPAVQDSLRLPSAWYSKLGIKGDEEYFLASMGIYVFNREVIRKLLDNDFTDFGKHIIPRAIETHRVCSHIYQGYWEDIGTIRAFFESNLDMAAELPKFNLFDMSAPIFSRPRFLPGSKVNGAQIDHAVISDGCIINPSKIRNSIVGLRIIVGRGTELYRVVALGCDYFESRESINEHERHGRPRVGIGTNCRIENAIIDKNARIGNNVIISPAGKPDHVDHEWYFIRDGIVVIPKNASIPDGTVI; this is translated from the coding sequence ATGTCAAACACGAACCGTATCACCCGGCAATCTCTCAACACCAGCAACGTCCTGTGCGTCATCATGGGTGGCGGCCAAGGCACGCGGTTGTTCCCGCTCACCAAGGACCGCGCCAAACCCGCCGTGCCGTTCGCGGGCAAGTACCGGCTGGTGGACGTGCCGATTTCCAATTGCATCAATTCCGGTTTCCGCCGGATTTACGTACTGACGCAATTCAACTCGACCTCGCTGCACCGGCATATTTCGTTGTCGTATAAGTTCGATCAGTTCACCAGCGGCTTCGTGGAAATCCTCGCCGCGCAACAAACCTTCGCGGACGCTTCCTGGTACGAAGGCACGGCGGATGCCGTGCGCAAGAATCTGGTTCACTTTTTGGATCATGATTTTGAGTATCTGGTCATTCTGAGCGGCGACCAGTTGTACCGCATGGATTTTCGGCGCATGATCGCCGAGCACCGCGAGAGCGGCGCGGATGTCAGCATCGCCACGATTCCCGTGCGCCGCAAGGAGGCGGCGGCGCTGGGCATCATGCAAATCGCGGAGGACCGCAGCATTGTGCGCTTTGTGGAAAAACCCAAGGACCCGGCGGTGCAGGATTCGTTGCGGTTGCCGTCGGCCTGGTATTCCAAATTGGGAATCAAAGGCGATGAAGAGTATTTCCTCGCTTCGATGGGCATTTACGTGTTCAACCGCGAGGTGATCCGCAAACTGCTGGATAACGATTTCACCGACTTCGGCAAGCACATCATTCCGCGAGCCATCGAGACGCACCGGGTTTGTTCGCACATCTATCAGGGTTACTGGGAGGACATCGGCACGATCCGCGCCTTTTTCGAATCGAACCTCGACATGGCGGCGGAATTGCCCAAGTTCAATCTCTTCGACATGAGCGCACCGATTTTCAGTCGCCCGCGCTTTCTTCCCGGCTCGAAAGTGAACGGCGCGCAGATTGATCACGCGGTCATTTCCGATGGCTGCATCATCAACCCATCCAAAATCCGCAACAGCATCGTCGGCCTGCGCATCATTGTGGGGCGCGGCACGGAATTATACCGGGTGGTGGCGTTGGGCTGCGATTATTTTGAATCGCGGGAATCCATCAACGAACACGAGCGGCACGGTCGGCCCCGGGTGGGTATCGGCACGAATTGTCGGATTGAGAATGCCATCATTGATAAAAACGCGCGCATCGGCAACAACGTGATCATCTCCCCGGCGGGCAAACCCGACCACGTGGATCACGAATGGTATTTCATCCGTGACGGCATCGTGGTGATTCCCAAGAACGCTTCCATTCCGGACGGCACCGTCATTTGA
- a CDS encoding Gfo/Idh/MocA family oxidoreductase, which produces MKTIKAGIIGTGFIGPAHVEAARRLGFVEMVALCEANEDLARAKATALGIPKSYGSIAALLKDKEVEVIHNCTPNHIHFEISKKIMAAGKHVISEKPLAMTTKESRELVKLAKQTGVVNAIDFNYRYYPLVQEARNQVASGQLGDVFHATGSYTQDWLYLATDWNWRLVPQFSGKSRAVADVGSHWCDAIQFITGLKITKVFGDFQTIHKRRMKPKKEVETYSGKMLKPTDYEPVPIHTEDFASVLFQFANGAHGSFSVSQCFAGRKNRLFYELAGSKKSLVWDQERPNELWIGYREKPNELLIKDPSLLSPGARAYAHYPGGHPEAYPDGLKNFLLRVYAYVAGKEKRPDFSTFQDGHDELAICEAILASSKSKKWETVKY; this is translated from the coding sequence ATGAAAACAATCAAAGCAGGAATTATCGGCACCGGTTTCATTGGACCGGCACACGTGGAAGCCGCGCGCCGGCTCGGCTTCGTGGAAATGGTGGCGTTATGCGAAGCGAATGAGGATCTCGCCCGCGCCAAAGCCACCGCGTTGGGCATCCCCAAATCCTACGGCAGCATCGCCGCCTTGCTCAAAGACAAGGAGGTCGAAGTCATTCATAACTGCACGCCGAACCACATCCATTTCGAGATCAGCAAAAAAATCATGGCGGCGGGCAAACACGTCATCTCCGAAAAGCCGCTGGCCATGACCACCAAGGAATCGCGCGAGCTGGTGAAGCTCGCCAAGCAGACCGGCGTGGTGAACGCCATTGATTTCAATTACCGCTATTATCCGCTCGTCCAAGAGGCGCGGAATCAGGTGGCCTCCGGCCAATTGGGTGACGTGTTCCACGCCACCGGCAGTTACACGCAGGACTGGCTTTACCTCGCCACGGATTGGAATTGGCGGCTCGTCCCGCAATTCAGCGGCAAGTCGCGCGCCGTGGCGGATGTCGGTTCGCACTGGTGCGACGCCATTCAGTTCATCACCGGACTGAAAATCACCAAGGTATTCGGCGACTTCCAAACCATCCACAAGCGCCGCATGAAACCCAAAAAGGAGGTGGAAACCTACTCGGGCAAAATGCTCAAGCCGACGGATTACGAACCGGTGCCGATCCATACGGAGGACTTTGCCAGTGTGTTGTTCCAGTTCGCCAACGGCGCGCACGGCTCGTTCAGCGTGTCGCAATGCTTTGCCGGCAGAAAAAACCGGCTGTTCTACGAACTGGCCGGATCGAAGAAATCGCTCGTATGGGATCAGGAGCGCCCCAACGAACTTTGGATCGGTTATCGCGAGAAGCCGAATGAGCTGCTGATCAAAGATCCATCGCTCCTGAGTCCGGGCGCGCGGGCTTACGCGCATTACCCCGGCGGTCATCCCGAAGCGTATCCGGACGGACTCAAGAATTTTCTGCTCCGCGTTTACGCCTACGTTGCCGGCAAAGAAAAGCGACCGGATTTCAGCACGTTCCAGGATGGACATGATGAACTCGCCATCTGCGAAGCCATTCTGGCCAGTTCCAAATCCAAGAAGTGGGAGACGGTGAAATACTGA